The Drosophila mauritiana strain mau12 chromosome 2R, ASM438214v1, whole genome shotgun sequence genome has a segment encoding these proteins:
- the LOC117135433 gene encoding ER membrane protein complex subunit 8/9 homolog, with product MCDYKVSERAYAKLIFHAAKYPHQAVNGLLLAEKTSKGSLVEIVDAIPLFHQCLYVTPMAEVALMLIDAHAEREGLVIAGYYAAPENFYDNQVDKTPAAKIADKIQENFKNACFMVVDNKLMTLQHDRAAIQVFNCPGDSGARWSKAKFTLSQASDTLEGVSLLLKRGAMRDLVDFDNHLDNPDKNWTNDFLNQPLNDLQKLY from the exons ATGTGCGACTACAAGGTCTCGGAGCGGGCGTACGCCAAGTTGATATTCCACGCGGCGAAGTATCCACACCAGGCGGTCAACGGACTGTTGCTGGCCGAGAAGACCTCGAAGGGCTCTCTGGTGGAAATCGTGGATGCGATTCCGCTTTTCCACCAGTGCCTGTATGTCACCCCCATGGCGGAGGTGGCCCTCATGCTG ATCGATGCCCACGCCGAACGGGAGGGTTTGGTAATCGCCGGCTACTACGCAGCGCCGGAGAACTTCTACGACAACCAGGTCGACAAGACCCCAGCCGCCAAGATAGCGGACAAGATCCAGGAGAACTTCAAGAACGCCTGCTTCATGGTGGTGGACAACAAGCTGATGACGCTGCAGCACGACCGAGCCGCCATCCAGGTATTCAACTGCCCCGGAGACTCCGGAGCAAGGTGGTCAAAGGCCAAGTTTACGCTCTCACAGGCGTCCGACACATTGGAAGGCGTGTCGCTGCTGCTGAAGCGCGGAGCCATGCGGGATTTGGTTGACTTCGACAACCATCTAGATAATCCGGACAAAAACTGGACCAACGACTTCCTGAATCAGCCGCTCAACGATCTGCAGAAACTGTACTAG
- the LOC117135428 gene encoding ATP-dependent zinc metalloprotease YME1L isoform X2, whose amino-acid sequence MFSTTTHSVPYLYLGNFSRKPHYYSVNRTKLHGSAGAARLPKSTSTSSRSHDLVLDLRNLLSRSSASIQGMVERAARLNGILDRRLVDDMLAKVTSILPSMRDVRVTLEEPATQIGRGQLQNYQFEVSLTGAAGALPTGANVKVIPTITPGLLRPLFSQQQLKQIRGFKTDRSIEAEQKRNPTMTSRLKNALANSPQRLDGDTPLQAEKLRRLLAKSEENGFNKGESLKIAFAEGYLAAANSEDSPKSGKTMKYLKTLQTIVVIVVFLGIFLSFFTTSNGSVFRIQLGNQVEVDPEEINVTFEDVKGCDEAKQELKEVVEFLKSPEKFSNLGGKLPKGVLLVGPPGTGKTLLARAVAGEAKVPFFHAAGPEFDEVLVGQGARRVRDLFKAAKARAPCVIFIDEIDSVGAKRTNSVLHPYANQTINQLLSEMDGFHQNAGVIVLGATNRRDDLDQALLRPGRFDVEVMVSTPDFTGRKEILSLYLTKILHDEIDLDMLARGTSGFTGADLENMINQAALRAAIDGAETVSMKHLETARDKVLMGPERKARLPDEEANTITAYHEGGHAIVAFYTKESHPLHKVTIMPRGPSLGHTAYIPEKERYHVTKAQLLAMMDTMMGGRAAEELVFGTDKITSGASSDLKQATSIATHMVRDWGMSDKVGLRTIEASKGLGTGDTLGPNTIEAVDAEIKRILSDSYERAKAILRKHTREHKALAEALLKYETLDADDIKAILNESQT is encoded by the exons ATGTTTTCCACCACCACACACTCCGTG CCCTACCTGTACCTAGGCAACTTCAGCAGAAAGCCGCACTACTACTCCGTTAATCGAACCAAGCTGCACGGGAGCGCGGGAGCTGCCCGGTTGCCCAAGTCCACGTCCACGTCCAGCCGGAGTCATGACCTAGTGCTCGACCTGCGGAACCTACTGAGCCGTTCGAGCGCCAGCATACAGGGCATGGTGGAGAGGGCGGCTCGACTGAATGGCATTCTCGACCGGCGGCTGGTCGATGATATGCTGGCCAAGGTGACGAGCATTCTGCCCTCCATGCGCGACGTCCGAGTCACGTTGGAGGAGCCGGCCACACAGATCGGTCGTGGCCAGCTGCAAAATTATCAGTTCGAAGTTTCGCTAACCGGTGCAGCGGGTGCCCTGCCCACAGGCGCCAATGT CAAGGTGATTCCAACTATTACGCCAGGTCTTCTTCGTCCGCTCTTCTCACAACAACAGCT AAAGCAGATACGTGGCTTTAAGACGGATCGTTCCATTGAGGCAGAACAAAAGCGCAATCCCACAATGACCTCCCGACTAAAGAATGCTCTGGCCAACTCGCCCCAGCGTCTGGATGGGGACACACCCCTTCAGGCCGAAAAACTGAGACGGCTGCTGGCCAAATCCGAAGAGAACGGATTTAATAAAGGC GAGAGTCTGAAGATTGCCTTTGCAGAGGGCTACTTGGCCGCCGCCAACTCGGAGGACTCTCCAAAATCAGGGAAAACTATGAAATATCTGAAG ACTTTGCAGACTATCGTCGTAATCGTCGTGTTCTTGGGCATTTTCCTGAGCTTCTTTACAACCTCCAACGGATCCGTGTTTCG CATACAACTGGGCAACCAGGTCGAGGTGGACCCGGAGGAGATCAACGTCACTTTTGAGGATGTCAAGGGTTGCGACGAAGCCAAGCAGGAGCTCAAGGAGGTCGTTGAATTCCTGAAGAGTCCCGAAAAGTTCTCGAACTTGGGCGGAAAGCTTCCAAAGGGAGTGCTCCTGGTTGGCCCGCCGGGTACTGGCAAAACACTGCTGGCCCGTGCCGTCGCCGGTGAAGCCAAGGTTCCTTTCTTCCATGCTGCCGGACCAGAGTTCGACGAGGTGCTCGTAGGCCAAGGAGCCAGGCGAGTGCGGGATCTGTTCA AGGCAGCAAAGGCTCGTGCCCCTTGTGTGATCTTCATCGACGAAATCGACTCGGTGGGCGCCAAGCGAACCAACTCTGTGCTGCATCCTTACGCCAATCAGACCATCAATCAGCTGCTCTCCGAGATGGATGGCTTCCATCAGAACGCTGGCGTCATTGTTTTGGGAGCCACCAATCGTCGCGACGATTTGGATCAGGCTCTGCTGCGTCCCGGTCGATTTGATGTAGAAGTCATGGTGTCGACGCCCGATTTCACTGGGCGTAAGGAGATATTGTCTTTGTATCTGACGAAGATTTTGCACGATGAAATTGACTTGGACATGCTGGCGCGCGGCACCTCTGGTTTTACAGGAGCGGATCTGGAAAACATGATCAACCAAGCGGCGTTAAG AGCTGCCATCGATGGAGCCGAAACGGTCAGCATGAAGCATTTGGAAACGGCACGAGACAAAGTACTTATGGGACCCGAGCGAAAGGCTCGTCTGCCGGACGAGGAGGCCAACACCATAACCGCTTACCACGAGGGCGGCCATGCGATTGTGGCCTTCTACACCAAGGAGTCGCATCCGCTGCACAAGGTGACCATCATGCCCCGCGGACCCTCCCTTGGACACACCGCCTACATACCGGAGAAGGAGCGTTACCATGTCACAAAGGCGCAGCTGCTGGCCATGATGGACACCATGATGGGCGGTCGTGCTGCTGAGGAACTGGTCTTCGGCACGGACAAGATTACGTCGGGAGCCAGCAGTGATCTCAAGCAGGCAACCTCGATCGCCACGCATATGGTCAGGGACTGGGGCATGTCCGACAAGGTCGGTCTTCGCACCATCGAGGCATCAAAGGGTCTGGGCACCGGCGACACCCTTGGCCCCAACACCATTGAAGCCGTGGACGCGGAGATCAAGCGCATCCTCAGCGACAGTTACGAGCGGGCGAAGGCTATCCTGCGAAAACACACCAGGGAGCACAAAGCGCTTGCGGAGGCGCTTCTCAAGTACGAGACTCTTGACGCCGACGACATCAAGGCAATACTGAATGAAAGTCAGACGTAG
- the LOC117135428 gene encoding ATP-dependent zinc metalloprotease YME1L isoform X1, which produces MFSTTTHSVPYLYLGNFSRKPHYYSVNRTKLHGSAGAARLPKSTSTSSRSHDLVLDLRNLLSRSSASIQGMVERAARLNGILDRRLVDDMLAKVTSILPSMRDVRVTLEEPATQIGRGQLQNYQFEVSLTGAAGALPTGANVKVIPTITPGLLRPLFSQQQLKQIRGFKTDRSIEAEQKRNPTMTSRLKNALANSPQRLDGDTPLQAEKLRRLLAKSEENGFNKGESLKIAFAEGYLAAANSEDSPKSGKTMKYLKTLQTIVVIVVFLGIFLSFFTTSNGSVFRSIQLGNQVEVDPEEINVTFEDVKGCDEAKQELKEVVEFLKSPEKFSNLGGKLPKGVLLVGPPGTGKTLLARAVAGEAKVPFFHAAGPEFDEVLVGQGARRVRDLFKAAKARAPCVIFIDEIDSVGAKRTNSVLHPYANQTINQLLSEMDGFHQNAGVIVLGATNRRDDLDQALLRPGRFDVEVMVSTPDFTGRKEILSLYLTKILHDEIDLDMLARGTSGFTGADLENMINQAALRAAIDGAETVSMKHLETARDKVLMGPERKARLPDEEANTITAYHEGGHAIVAFYTKESHPLHKVTIMPRGPSLGHTAYIPEKERYHVTKAQLLAMMDTMMGGRAAEELVFGTDKITSGASSDLKQATSIATHMVRDWGMSDKVGLRTIEASKGLGTGDTLGPNTIEAVDAEIKRILSDSYERAKAILRKHTREHKALAEALLKYETLDADDIKAILNESQT; this is translated from the exons ATGTTTTCCACCACCACACACTCCGTG CCCTACCTGTACCTAGGCAACTTCAGCAGAAAGCCGCACTACTACTCCGTTAATCGAACCAAGCTGCACGGGAGCGCGGGAGCTGCCCGGTTGCCCAAGTCCACGTCCACGTCCAGCCGGAGTCATGACCTAGTGCTCGACCTGCGGAACCTACTGAGCCGTTCGAGCGCCAGCATACAGGGCATGGTGGAGAGGGCGGCTCGACTGAATGGCATTCTCGACCGGCGGCTGGTCGATGATATGCTGGCCAAGGTGACGAGCATTCTGCCCTCCATGCGCGACGTCCGAGTCACGTTGGAGGAGCCGGCCACACAGATCGGTCGTGGCCAGCTGCAAAATTATCAGTTCGAAGTTTCGCTAACCGGTGCAGCGGGTGCCCTGCCCACAGGCGCCAATGT CAAGGTGATTCCAACTATTACGCCAGGTCTTCTTCGTCCGCTCTTCTCACAACAACAGCT AAAGCAGATACGTGGCTTTAAGACGGATCGTTCCATTGAGGCAGAACAAAAGCGCAATCCCACAATGACCTCCCGACTAAAGAATGCTCTGGCCAACTCGCCCCAGCGTCTGGATGGGGACACACCCCTTCAGGCCGAAAAACTGAGACGGCTGCTGGCCAAATCCGAAGAGAACGGATTTAATAAAGGC GAGAGTCTGAAGATTGCCTTTGCAGAGGGCTACTTGGCCGCCGCCAACTCGGAGGACTCTCCAAAATCAGGGAAAACTATGAAATATCTGAAG ACTTTGCAGACTATCGTCGTAATCGTCGTGTTCTTGGGCATTTTCCTGAGCTTCTTTACAACCTCCAACGGATCCGTGTTTCG CAGCATACAACTGGGCAACCAGGTCGAGGTGGACCCGGAGGAGATCAACGTCACTTTTGAGGATGTCAAGGGTTGCGACGAAGCCAAGCAGGAGCTCAAGGAGGTCGTTGAATTCCTGAAGAGTCCCGAAAAGTTCTCGAACTTGGGCGGAAAGCTTCCAAAGGGAGTGCTCCTGGTTGGCCCGCCGGGTACTGGCAAAACACTGCTGGCCCGTGCCGTCGCCGGTGAAGCCAAGGTTCCTTTCTTCCATGCTGCCGGACCAGAGTTCGACGAGGTGCTCGTAGGCCAAGGAGCCAGGCGAGTGCGGGATCTGTTCA AGGCAGCAAAGGCTCGTGCCCCTTGTGTGATCTTCATCGACGAAATCGACTCGGTGGGCGCCAAGCGAACCAACTCTGTGCTGCATCCTTACGCCAATCAGACCATCAATCAGCTGCTCTCCGAGATGGATGGCTTCCATCAGAACGCTGGCGTCATTGTTTTGGGAGCCACCAATCGTCGCGACGATTTGGATCAGGCTCTGCTGCGTCCCGGTCGATTTGATGTAGAAGTCATGGTGTCGACGCCCGATTTCACTGGGCGTAAGGAGATATTGTCTTTGTATCTGACGAAGATTTTGCACGATGAAATTGACTTGGACATGCTGGCGCGCGGCACCTCTGGTTTTACAGGAGCGGATCTGGAAAACATGATCAACCAAGCGGCGTTAAG AGCTGCCATCGATGGAGCCGAAACGGTCAGCATGAAGCATTTGGAAACGGCACGAGACAAAGTACTTATGGGACCCGAGCGAAAGGCTCGTCTGCCGGACGAGGAGGCCAACACCATAACCGCTTACCACGAGGGCGGCCATGCGATTGTGGCCTTCTACACCAAGGAGTCGCATCCGCTGCACAAGGTGACCATCATGCCCCGCGGACCCTCCCTTGGACACACCGCCTACATACCGGAGAAGGAGCGTTACCATGTCACAAAGGCGCAGCTGCTGGCCATGATGGACACCATGATGGGCGGTCGTGCTGCTGAGGAACTGGTCTTCGGCACGGACAAGATTACGTCGGGAGCCAGCAGTGATCTCAAGCAGGCAACCTCGATCGCCACGCATATGGTCAGGGACTGGGGCATGTCCGACAAGGTCGGTCTTCGCACCATCGAGGCATCAAAGGGTCTGGGCACCGGCGACACCCTTGGCCCCAACACCATTGAAGCCGTGGACGCGGAGATCAAGCGCATCCTCAGCGACAGTTACGAGCGGGCGAAGGCTATCCTGCGAAAACACACCAGGGAGCACAAAGCGCTTGCGGAGGCGCTTCTCAAGTACGAGACTCTTGACGCCGACGACATCAAGGCAATACTGAATGAAAGTCAGACGTAG
- the LOC117135428 gene encoding ATP-dependent zinc metalloprotease YME1L isoform X3 has product MFSTTTHSVPYLYLGNFSRKPHYYSVNRTKLHGSAGAARLPKSTSTSSRSHDLVLDLRNLLSRSSASIQGMVERAARLNGILDRRLVDDMLAKVTSILPSMRDVRVTLEEPATQIGRGQLQNYQFEVSLTGAAGALPTGANVKVIPTITPGLLRPLFSQQQLKQIRGFKTDRSIEAEQKRNPTMTSRLKNALANSPQRLDGDTPLQAEKLRRLLAKSEENGFNKGESLKIAFAEGYLAAANSEDSPKSGKTMKYLKTIVVIVVFLGIFLSFFTTSNGSVFRSIQLGNQVEVDPEEINVTFEDVKGCDEAKQELKEVVEFLKSPEKFSNLGGKLPKGVLLVGPPGTGKTLLARAVAGEAKVPFFHAAGPEFDEVLVGQGARRVRDLFKAAKARAPCVIFIDEIDSVGAKRTNSVLHPYANQTINQLLSEMDGFHQNAGVIVLGATNRRDDLDQALLRPGRFDVEVMVSTPDFTGRKEILSLYLTKILHDEIDLDMLARGTSGFTGADLENMINQAALRAAIDGAETVSMKHLETARDKVLMGPERKARLPDEEANTITAYHEGGHAIVAFYTKESHPLHKVTIMPRGPSLGHTAYIPEKERYHVTKAQLLAMMDTMMGGRAAEELVFGTDKITSGASSDLKQATSIATHMVRDWGMSDKVGLRTIEASKGLGTGDTLGPNTIEAVDAEIKRILSDSYERAKAILRKHTREHKALAEALLKYETLDADDIKAILNESQT; this is encoded by the exons ATGTTTTCCACCACCACACACTCCGTG CCCTACCTGTACCTAGGCAACTTCAGCAGAAAGCCGCACTACTACTCCGTTAATCGAACCAAGCTGCACGGGAGCGCGGGAGCTGCCCGGTTGCCCAAGTCCACGTCCACGTCCAGCCGGAGTCATGACCTAGTGCTCGACCTGCGGAACCTACTGAGCCGTTCGAGCGCCAGCATACAGGGCATGGTGGAGAGGGCGGCTCGACTGAATGGCATTCTCGACCGGCGGCTGGTCGATGATATGCTGGCCAAGGTGACGAGCATTCTGCCCTCCATGCGCGACGTCCGAGTCACGTTGGAGGAGCCGGCCACACAGATCGGTCGTGGCCAGCTGCAAAATTATCAGTTCGAAGTTTCGCTAACCGGTGCAGCGGGTGCCCTGCCCACAGGCGCCAATGT CAAGGTGATTCCAACTATTACGCCAGGTCTTCTTCGTCCGCTCTTCTCACAACAACAGCT AAAGCAGATACGTGGCTTTAAGACGGATCGTTCCATTGAGGCAGAACAAAAGCGCAATCCCACAATGACCTCCCGACTAAAGAATGCTCTGGCCAACTCGCCCCAGCGTCTGGATGGGGACACACCCCTTCAGGCCGAAAAACTGAGACGGCTGCTGGCCAAATCCGAAGAGAACGGATTTAATAAAGGC GAGAGTCTGAAGATTGCCTTTGCAGAGGGCTACTTGGCCGCCGCCAACTCGGAGGACTCTCCAAAATCAGGGAAAACTATGAAATATCTGAAG ACTATCGTCGTAATCGTCGTGTTCTTGGGCATTTTCCTGAGCTTCTTTACAACCTCCAACGGATCCGTGTTTCG CAGCATACAACTGGGCAACCAGGTCGAGGTGGACCCGGAGGAGATCAACGTCACTTTTGAGGATGTCAAGGGTTGCGACGAAGCCAAGCAGGAGCTCAAGGAGGTCGTTGAATTCCTGAAGAGTCCCGAAAAGTTCTCGAACTTGGGCGGAAAGCTTCCAAAGGGAGTGCTCCTGGTTGGCCCGCCGGGTACTGGCAAAACACTGCTGGCCCGTGCCGTCGCCGGTGAAGCCAAGGTTCCTTTCTTCCATGCTGCCGGACCAGAGTTCGACGAGGTGCTCGTAGGCCAAGGAGCCAGGCGAGTGCGGGATCTGTTCA AGGCAGCAAAGGCTCGTGCCCCTTGTGTGATCTTCATCGACGAAATCGACTCGGTGGGCGCCAAGCGAACCAACTCTGTGCTGCATCCTTACGCCAATCAGACCATCAATCAGCTGCTCTCCGAGATGGATGGCTTCCATCAGAACGCTGGCGTCATTGTTTTGGGAGCCACCAATCGTCGCGACGATTTGGATCAGGCTCTGCTGCGTCCCGGTCGATTTGATGTAGAAGTCATGGTGTCGACGCCCGATTTCACTGGGCGTAAGGAGATATTGTCTTTGTATCTGACGAAGATTTTGCACGATGAAATTGACTTGGACATGCTGGCGCGCGGCACCTCTGGTTTTACAGGAGCGGATCTGGAAAACATGATCAACCAAGCGGCGTTAAG AGCTGCCATCGATGGAGCCGAAACGGTCAGCATGAAGCATTTGGAAACGGCACGAGACAAAGTACTTATGGGACCCGAGCGAAAGGCTCGTCTGCCGGACGAGGAGGCCAACACCATAACCGCTTACCACGAGGGCGGCCATGCGATTGTGGCCTTCTACACCAAGGAGTCGCATCCGCTGCACAAGGTGACCATCATGCCCCGCGGACCCTCCCTTGGACACACCGCCTACATACCGGAGAAGGAGCGTTACCATGTCACAAAGGCGCAGCTGCTGGCCATGATGGACACCATGATGGGCGGTCGTGCTGCTGAGGAACTGGTCTTCGGCACGGACAAGATTACGTCGGGAGCCAGCAGTGATCTCAAGCAGGCAACCTCGATCGCCACGCATATGGTCAGGGACTGGGGCATGTCCGACAAGGTCGGTCTTCGCACCATCGAGGCATCAAAGGGTCTGGGCACCGGCGACACCCTTGGCCCCAACACCATTGAAGCCGTGGACGCGGAGATCAAGCGCATCCTCAGCGACAGTTACGAGCGGGCGAAGGCTATCCTGCGAAAACACACCAGGGAGCACAAAGCGCTTGCGGAGGCGCTTCTCAAGTACGAGACTCTTGACGCCGACGACATCAAGGCAATACTGAATGAAAGTCAGACGTAG
- the LOC117135428 gene encoding ATP-dependent zinc metalloprotease YME1L isoform X4 — MFSTTTHSVPYLYLGNFSRKPHYYSVNRTKLHGSAGAARLPKSTSTSSRSHDLVLDLRNLLSRSSASIQGMVERAARLNGILDRRLVDDMLAKVTSILPSMRDVRVTLEEPATQIGRGQLQNYQFEVSLTGAAGALPTGANVKVIPTITPGLLRPLFSQQQLKQIRGFKTDRSIEAEQKRNPTMTSRLKNALANSPQRLDGDTPLQAEKLRRLLAKSEENGFNKGESLKIAFAEGYLAAANSEDSPKSGKTMKYLKTIVVIVVFLGIFLSFFTTSNGSVFRIQLGNQVEVDPEEINVTFEDVKGCDEAKQELKEVVEFLKSPEKFSNLGGKLPKGVLLVGPPGTGKTLLARAVAGEAKVPFFHAAGPEFDEVLVGQGARRVRDLFKAAKARAPCVIFIDEIDSVGAKRTNSVLHPYANQTINQLLSEMDGFHQNAGVIVLGATNRRDDLDQALLRPGRFDVEVMVSTPDFTGRKEILSLYLTKILHDEIDLDMLARGTSGFTGADLENMINQAALRAAIDGAETVSMKHLETARDKVLMGPERKARLPDEEANTITAYHEGGHAIVAFYTKESHPLHKVTIMPRGPSLGHTAYIPEKERYHVTKAQLLAMMDTMMGGRAAEELVFGTDKITSGASSDLKQATSIATHMVRDWGMSDKVGLRTIEASKGLGTGDTLGPNTIEAVDAEIKRILSDSYERAKAILRKHTREHKALAEALLKYETLDADDIKAILNESQT; from the exons ATGTTTTCCACCACCACACACTCCGTG CCCTACCTGTACCTAGGCAACTTCAGCAGAAAGCCGCACTACTACTCCGTTAATCGAACCAAGCTGCACGGGAGCGCGGGAGCTGCCCGGTTGCCCAAGTCCACGTCCACGTCCAGCCGGAGTCATGACCTAGTGCTCGACCTGCGGAACCTACTGAGCCGTTCGAGCGCCAGCATACAGGGCATGGTGGAGAGGGCGGCTCGACTGAATGGCATTCTCGACCGGCGGCTGGTCGATGATATGCTGGCCAAGGTGACGAGCATTCTGCCCTCCATGCGCGACGTCCGAGTCACGTTGGAGGAGCCGGCCACACAGATCGGTCGTGGCCAGCTGCAAAATTATCAGTTCGAAGTTTCGCTAACCGGTGCAGCGGGTGCCCTGCCCACAGGCGCCAATGT CAAGGTGATTCCAACTATTACGCCAGGTCTTCTTCGTCCGCTCTTCTCACAACAACAGCT AAAGCAGATACGTGGCTTTAAGACGGATCGTTCCATTGAGGCAGAACAAAAGCGCAATCCCACAATGACCTCCCGACTAAAGAATGCTCTGGCCAACTCGCCCCAGCGTCTGGATGGGGACACACCCCTTCAGGCCGAAAAACTGAGACGGCTGCTGGCCAAATCCGAAGAGAACGGATTTAATAAAGGC GAGAGTCTGAAGATTGCCTTTGCAGAGGGCTACTTGGCCGCCGCCAACTCGGAGGACTCTCCAAAATCAGGGAAAACTATGAAATATCTGAAG ACTATCGTCGTAATCGTCGTGTTCTTGGGCATTTTCCTGAGCTTCTTTACAACCTCCAACGGATCCGTGTTTCG CATACAACTGGGCAACCAGGTCGAGGTGGACCCGGAGGAGATCAACGTCACTTTTGAGGATGTCAAGGGTTGCGACGAAGCCAAGCAGGAGCTCAAGGAGGTCGTTGAATTCCTGAAGAGTCCCGAAAAGTTCTCGAACTTGGGCGGAAAGCTTCCAAAGGGAGTGCTCCTGGTTGGCCCGCCGGGTACTGGCAAAACACTGCTGGCCCGTGCCGTCGCCGGTGAAGCCAAGGTTCCTTTCTTCCATGCTGCCGGACCAGAGTTCGACGAGGTGCTCGTAGGCCAAGGAGCCAGGCGAGTGCGGGATCTGTTCA AGGCAGCAAAGGCTCGTGCCCCTTGTGTGATCTTCATCGACGAAATCGACTCGGTGGGCGCCAAGCGAACCAACTCTGTGCTGCATCCTTACGCCAATCAGACCATCAATCAGCTGCTCTCCGAGATGGATGGCTTCCATCAGAACGCTGGCGTCATTGTTTTGGGAGCCACCAATCGTCGCGACGATTTGGATCAGGCTCTGCTGCGTCCCGGTCGATTTGATGTAGAAGTCATGGTGTCGACGCCCGATTTCACTGGGCGTAAGGAGATATTGTCTTTGTATCTGACGAAGATTTTGCACGATGAAATTGACTTGGACATGCTGGCGCGCGGCACCTCTGGTTTTACAGGAGCGGATCTGGAAAACATGATCAACCAAGCGGCGTTAAG AGCTGCCATCGATGGAGCCGAAACGGTCAGCATGAAGCATTTGGAAACGGCACGAGACAAAGTACTTATGGGACCCGAGCGAAAGGCTCGTCTGCCGGACGAGGAGGCCAACACCATAACCGCTTACCACGAGGGCGGCCATGCGATTGTGGCCTTCTACACCAAGGAGTCGCATCCGCTGCACAAGGTGACCATCATGCCCCGCGGACCCTCCCTTGGACACACCGCCTACATACCGGAGAAGGAGCGTTACCATGTCACAAAGGCGCAGCTGCTGGCCATGATGGACACCATGATGGGCGGTCGTGCTGCTGAGGAACTGGTCTTCGGCACGGACAAGATTACGTCGGGAGCCAGCAGTGATCTCAAGCAGGCAACCTCGATCGCCACGCATATGGTCAGGGACTGGGGCATGTCCGACAAGGTCGGTCTTCGCACCATCGAGGCATCAAAGGGTCTGGGCACCGGCGACACCCTTGGCCCCAACACCATTGAAGCCGTGGACGCGGAGATCAAGCGCATCCTCAGCGACAGTTACGAGCGGGCGAAGGCTATCCTGCGAAAACACACCAGGGAGCACAAAGCGCTTGCGGAGGCGCTTCTCAAGTACGAGACTCTTGACGCCGACGACATCAAGGCAATACTGAATGAAAGTCAGACGTAG